The genomic window CCCTTCTTATCATTTATATACTCGGTAACACCACCAAATACACGCTGGGGGAATTTATTGTCGGGTCTGAAATAACAACAAGCGTAATTCAAATGGGTTGAATATAAACTGTGAAAATCATTTACATAATGTCCGAGCTGCCGTAAAACATTCAATCCGGCCTTATTACATCCGGATCGGCTGGCAGCATGATGATGAATTAACCACGCATTTTCGTAAAAGCGGATCATTGACAGATGCCCTTGAACTTCACCCTTGTCCTGATACACAAAATGTCTGGCGATGCTCGAATTCTGCATATAGAGTCGCTTATAAAGTTCCTTAAACCTTACCCTGTTAGCATGAATATGGGCATATTTTTCCGGATATATAAAGCCCGTCTTAAAAAAGAATTTCCATAATGCATCTAAATCCATCGCGTGGGAAACGTAAGATCTTCTATCGGCTGCTTTGTGGAGGAGACTTGCAAGTTTGCTCTGATCTTGCATGTCCATACCTAAAAATGCAATCCCGCATTTTACCTGTGGTTTATCGTCTTCCGCGGCGCCGTCATTCCTATAAACAACCTGAGCCTTACATTTAATTATAAAATTATTTGCAAATTCTATGATTAATTCCGGTATGATCAGTCCTACCAAAAGCACGGAGTCTTCCTGATATTCCTGGACAGAAATCCCAGCGCCGGAGATGTCTTCAACCTCCAGATTGACCATTTTCTGAATAATCGGATGGTTGAAAATAATATTTGGCAAAGGGTTTAATTTATGTCTGGGGCTTCTGAACTCTTTTGACCTAAATCTTTGCATCAGGTTTTTAACTGGTCTTAGAACAAAGCTCCTTGTTTTTTGGCCAGAAGACTGCTTGATGATATTACATTTTCCTGAATAGAAGATGTCCTGATCTTTTTTTAACACAACCTCTACCATATTATTAGGGCTGATTAACCAGAATGATTGAGGTGGTACGGCTGTTATTTTCACGCGGAATGAGACCGCACTGAAGTCAAGAAGAAGTCCCTGAAATACTGCTCCGTTTTGAATAAAATCAACTTGTATTCCTTCACCGGAATTCCTTTTTACCTTTCGATAATTAAATTCAAGACATGTTTCCGGGAGTTTGAAGCGTATTCCTGATTCGTATATCTCTTCAACACCACCTTTAATGAGGATCAGCTTTTGACCATCTCTTAGGATAAAATCGAGATATTCATAAGAATTCAGTTTCTGCTTAGATGTCACCGGTTCAACCCAAAGGCAATCTACGTGATCTTCAATGCATGGTTGTGGCTTAGCTTGAAGGGTCATGATATAATCATGCTTTACATGTTTAAAATTTATATAAACCACACCATCCTGGAAATTAATGTAGTTCAGGGTATTGATAACATGCTTTTTGCTGACCTTAATCCCTACCTTTTGTTGATTGTTCAGGGTTGTATTATTACATTCCTGAATAATTTTTTGGAAGCTGTCCACTATTCCTCTCCCGATAAGTCGTGTAAATTATACCCATCAGAAATTATAACTCAGGCTAACACCAACCATATGTAAATCTGTTTCATACTTGCCATTTGCGCTGGTGGAAGCATTTAGTAAACCATCAGAAGGGTTGTCATCTACAGAATTACTCTTACTCCTGCCTTCTAATAATTGATAAGCGTATGCCAGATCAATTTTAAAGTTCTTGATTTTTAGTGATGTGCCAAAAGTAAAAAGGTGTGTATTGGCATCCGGAACAACAGGGTCAAGGGTTTTGTCAGGTACCGGATTTCCTCCATATAAATAACCACCGAGCAGTGCAATCCGGTCATTAAGTTGATACTTAGCGCCAAAATTTACAGAATAGGTATCCTTCCAGTCCTTTTCTGTAATAGATTTATTGCTGCCTGCAACCGGTTGATCAAGGTCTAATTCTAATTCATCGTAAGAAGACCAGCCCTCCAGTCTCAAAGTGGTTTCTAACGTCAGACGATCGAAGCCTTTATAGCAGACGCCAACATGGGCTTGTTGTGGAAGAGTAAGATCCGCTTTGCCGTCGGTATCCGGAAATAATGCTCTGAGCGGCGAAGGGGTGCTGGAGGGAAGATCAAAATCTGAGTCACCATCAATGTCGACCTTGATTTCACTTCGGTACGAAGCTCCTAACGAAATATCTTTCGTTACATCATATACAATACCAAAGTTATAACCGACGCCATTTCCATACCCATCGAATTCCTGGTTGGCGTCAGGCAGTCCAAAACCCGATAAATTTATCTTCTTTTCTAATGTTGTATCAAGGAAAAGAACGTCCACTCCCGCCGCAAGCGCTACATTGGGTAATAGTTGGTACGAAACAACGGGATTAATGTTAAAAGTTTTCATTTCTGATTTAGTTCCGATATACCTTCCCTCCCAATCATCATCCCATGTAGTTGCTAAACCAAACGGGGTGAAGATTCCCAGGCCAGCGCTTATCTGCTCATTGAATTTGTGAGTAATATAAACTGTTGATGGATAAAACATGCTGTCTTCTGTTTCATCGTCCACTCCTGTGATATCACTTTTGAATTCCCGTGAAGGGAAAATGAAGGTTGTTCCTGTTTCTATGTGTGTGCCTTCGAGTTTATTAATTAATGCCGGATTAAAAAAGACCGCTGATGGGCTATCCGTGTGCGCAATGACAGAATCTGCCTGTCCCAAAGCAGATGCCCCTTGAGTAAATATAGCAAAACCAGAGCTATAGGCATTCTGGAGAGTACAAAAGACGAGAAATAAAAAGGCGGCTATTTCTTTCCCTATTCTTTTTTGACACATGGCAAAATCCTCCATTAATCAATATATCGTCAAAGATTACGTATGGTTTAGTATAGGATTAACTCATATTCTTTCTCAGTCTCTGTCGAAATTCATTTTCAGTTAATAACATTCGGAGGGCATCTTGAAGTCTCCTCATAAAGGTGATTGAAAAGTTTGAATACGATTGATTTGTTACAAGGGAGGGGGAATCGTAATGTGGTTGATACCATAAATTGCTTTGAGAAGCAGACCAACTTAACAACCTCTTTTTTGGACTAGTGTCGTTCCAACAAAAAGGGAACTGAGAAGGAGGGTGATTCGTTATTTGTTTTTTTATTGTTCAATGTCAAGATGCATTTCTGAATAAGCACAAAATATACCAATTACCAACAAGTCACTTATTACGTGAAAGACTATTTTTGATATGCCTAATGAGGAATTTGCACAGGCTATGGATATTGTACATTTTCAAAAATTAATACCGCAGGCTGTATGTGATTGTGAGTATGTGCTTACGCGTGGCAACGTTTCTAAATCTTTTCTTTGGAAAGCTGTCGTTGCATCACGATGATACTTTCGATTTTTATAGATAATTTAGGATGTATCTGTAGAATAATTGCACAGTGAAAACAAATTTGTCTAAGGTTTGTAACAACCTTAATGGCTAATTTTAGCCGATTTATATCGAGAAAGGCGCTGGAAGGGATCTGCTGTCCGTTCATTCTTGCAAATCCAGAAACCAGGCGCATGTGTTTGACGACCCCAAGAAGAATCGTTTTGTCCAGTTTTATAGCTATCGCTTTCATTCAGAAGTTCTTATTTTGATCCTTGTGTAATTGGGTTATCAGGGTTCGTGATCCATTCACTCCATGAACCTGCATACAAGCGGGCATCAGCAAAACCTGCATGAGCAAGAGCAAGAAGGTTGTGGGCAGCAGTGACCCCGGAGCCACAATAAAAAACCACATGTTCAGGTGGTGTATCACCAAGTACATGCTGAAAGCGGATCTTCAAATCTATTGATGTGAGAAAGAGACCGTCGGCATCTAAATTCCCGGTAAATGGTATTGACAACGCACCAGGAATATGACCAGCTACAGGATCTATCGTCTCATTCTCACCACGATAGCGGTCAGCGCTGCGCGAGTCAATCAAACGAAAGTTCTGATTATGTAATATCTTTAAGACATCTTCGGAATTAAATACGAAATTGTTTCGAATTTTAGGGATAAAGCTCCTTTGCTTTCTTGTTTCAGCGCCGCCTGCTACAGGGCAATTATTTTTCTGCCATTGTGGCCACCCGCCGTTCAGAACGGCAACGGCGTCATGACCAAGCCATCGCAACATCCACCACAGCCTGGCCGCAGCCATTGCACCGCCCTTGTCGTCATAGGCTATCACTTGAACATTATCATCTATTCCCCAATTCGACAGGGTCCGGGCAAATGTCTTTGGTTCTGGCAAGGGATGGCGTCCGGTTTTGCCGGAAATAATATGACCGGATAAATCTTTGCTTAGATGGGCATAGATTGCACCGGGTATGTGGGCATCAAGATACTCCCGGTGACCGCGCTCGCTATCATCCAATGAAAAACGGCAATCAATGATCGTCCACCCTGGATTGGCAAGGTGATTAATCAATTCTGAAACAGCTATCAACGTATTGTAAGGCATAAAGCTATCTCGTTCTGATACTTTTTTGTTTGCT from Candidatus Brocadia sp. includes these protein-coding regions:
- a CDS encoding OmpP1/FadL family transporter translates to MCQKRIGKEIAAFLFLVFCTLQNAYSSGFAIFTQGASALGQADSVIAHTDSPSAVFFNPALINKLEGTHIETGTTFIFPSREFKSDITGVDDETEDSMFYPSTVYITHKFNEQISAGLGIFTPFGLATTWDDDWEGRYIGTKSEMKTFNINPVVSYQLLPNVALAAGVDVLFLDTTLEKKINLSGFGLPDANQEFDGYGNGVGYNFGIVYDVTKDISLGASYRSEIKVDIDGDSDFDLPSSTPSPLRALFPDTDGKADLTLPQQAHVGVCYKGFDRLTLETTLRLEGWSSYDELELDLDQPVAGSNKSITEKDWKDTYSVNFGAKYQLNDRIALLGGYLYGGNPVPDKTLDPVVPDANTHLFTFGTSLKIKNFKIDLAYAYQLLEGRSKSNSVDDNPSDGLLNASTSANGKYETDLHMVGVSLSYNF
- a CDS encoding sulfurtransferase — its product is MPYNTLIAVSELINHLANPGWTIIDCRFSLDDSERGHREYLDAHIPGAIYAHLSKDLSGHIISGKTGRHPLPEPKTFARTLSNWGIDDNVQVIAYDDKGGAMAAARLWWMLRWLGHDAVAVLNGGWPQWQKNNCPVAGGAETRKQRSFIPKIRNNFVFNSEDVLKILHNQNFRLIDSRSADRYRGENETIDPVAGHIPGALSIPFTGNLDADGLFLTSIDLKIRFQHVLGDTPPEHVVFYCGSGVTAAHNLLALAHAGFADARLYAGSWSEWITNPDNPITQGSK